The following coding sequences are from one Salmo trutta chromosome 36, fSalTru1.1, whole genome shotgun sequence window:
- the LOC115175502 gene encoding RNA-binding protein 24 produces MHTTQKDTTYTKVFVGGLPYHTTDSSLRKYFEVFGEIEEAVVITDRQTGKSRGYGFVTMADRSAADRACKDPNPIIDGRKANVNLAYLGAKPRVMQPGFTFGVPQIHPAFIQRPYGIPAHYVYPQAFMQPSTMVIPHAMQPSAASASTGSSPYIDYTGVAYAQYSAAVAASAAAAYEQYPYAASPVAAGYITAAGYGYVQQPLATAAPGSAVAAAAAFGQYQPQQLQADRMQ; encoded by the exons ATGCACACCACGCAGAAGGACACGACCTACACGAAGGTTTTTGTCGGGGGTCTTCCATACCACACCACGGATTCCAGTCTCAGGAAATATTTTGAAGTGTTTGGAGAAATTGAAGAAGCAGTCGTGATTACCGACCGACAGACCGGCAAGTCCAGGGGGTATGGATTC GTGACGATGGCGGACCGCTCGGCTGCAGACAGGGCCTGTAAAGATCCGAACCCCATCATCGACGGCAGGAAAGCCAACGTCAACCTGGCGTACTTGGGGGCCAAGCCACGGGTGATGCAGCCAG GTTTCACTTTTGGTGTTCCACAAATCCATCCTGCCTTTATCCAAAGGCCTTATGG GATCCCTGCTCACTATGTGTACCCTCAGGCCTTCATGCAGCCAAGCACCATGGTCATTCCCCATGCCATGCAGCCCAGCGCAGCCTCTGCCTCCACCGGCTCCTCACCGTACATCGACTACACTGGAGTCGCCTACGCACAGTATTCCGCCGCCGTGGCCGCTAGCGCTGCTGCAGCCTACGAGCAGTATCCCTACGCCGCCTCCCCTGTGGCGGCCGGGTACATAACTGCGGCCGGTTACGGCTATGTTCAGCAGCCCCTGGCTACGGCCGCACCGGGGTCAGCCGTCGCTGCAGCCGCAGCTTTCGGTCAGTACCAGCCTCAGCAGCTGCAAGCTGACCGCATGCAATAG
- the stmnd1 gene encoding stathmin domain-containing protein 1, with the protein MGCSSSRFTGVEPVRSSELDGGEDDTVSKQGCRGDSAVSKLTTDSGVVLDTGEVPTLLGAVPRKLSPLAAHIPGLAQESGERPKSSDILEQLLSQGIIAQPRERASGEAYNIMIDDRETPKRRPPPHLESLKGKRDPSVTSQVDMEERMRQAEEERKEELNVNLRPKSAGVHDPEAASTSGEGNVVSPVEILHAPDAPETPPSPRGIQQEPLDPDPTQTQGGGDGGRKDG; encoded by the exons ATGGGATGCAGCAGCTCCAGGTTCACGGGGGTCGAGCCCGTGAGATCAAGCGAGTTGGACGGAGGAGAG GATGACACAGTGAGTAAACAAGGCTGTAGGGGCGACTCTGCAGTGTCAAAGTTAACCACAGACAGTGGAGTGGTCCTGGACACTGGTGAGGTCCCCACCTTACTGGGGGCTGTACCCAGGAAACTATCACCACTGGCAG CCCATATTCCTGGCCTGGCCCAGGAGAGTGGTGAGAGACCCAAGTCCAGTGACATCCTGGAACAGCTTCTGAGCCAAGGCATCATCGCCCAGCCCAGGGAGAGGGCCAGCGGTGAGGCATACAACATCATG ATTGATGACAGAGAGACACCCAAACGCAGGCCTCCCCCTCACCTGGAGTCTCTGAAGGGCAAGAGGGACCCGTCTGTCACCAGCCAAGTGGacatggaggagaggatgagacagGCAGAGGAGGAACGGAAG GAGGAGCTGAACGTGAACCTGAGGCCTAAGTCAGCTGGTGTCCATGACCCAGAAGCTGCATCAACATCCGGCGAGGGGAACGTAGTCAGCCCCGTGGAGATCCTCCACGCCCCTGATGCCCCTGAGACCCCACCCAGCCCAAGAGGGATCCAGCAAGAGCCACTGGATCCAGACCCAACTCAGACTcaaggaggaggggatggaggga GGAAGGATggatga
- the LOC115175418 gene encoding tektin-2-like, which translates to MWRSTGMKSSFLKPCPRYTQPDWSFNSNLVTNRSELQRALAYQINQDLHCGRGDATTQICWATWSKKNHLAYRVEELGHWQSQSADSITRVDQEMDALVKVKAIAERCLQEKVLYRQALRECVVLRDGLMVAELVHDDVDAELKREVELAEEIIHLVLDNLRSLKDVLTQMMSNHRNKGQAVKLNEHSLTFDLQSPNLGYKYQPCHIVKGTLTYGQWVAYCKRLKQTAEKLVLDCSYFHGNLQYTLSKLMKALETQRCDTDFGLRKRLKS; encoded by the exons ATgtg GAGATCTACAGGCATGAAATCAAGTTTTCTGAAGCCTTGCCCCAGGTACACCCAACCAGATTGGTCCTTCAACAGCAATCTGGTCACCAATAGGTCTGAGCTGCAGAGGGCCTTAGCCTATCAGATCAACCAGGATCTTCACTGCGGACGTGGAGATGCTACCACTCAG ATCTGCTGGGCCACCTGGAGCAAGAAGAACCACCTGGCCTACCGCGTAGAGGAGCTAGGGCACTGGCAGAGCCAATCAGCTGACAGCATCACAAGAGTAGACCAGGAGATGGATGCCTTAGTGAAG GTGAAGGCGATCGCTGAGCGCTGTCTGCAGGAGAAGGTCCTGTACAGGCAGGCGCTGAGGGAGTGTGTAGTTCTCCGAGACGGCCTGATGGTGGCGGAGCTGGTCCATGATGACGTGGATGCTGAGCTGAAGCGGGAGGTGGAGCTGGCTGAGGAGATCATCCACCTGGTCCTGGACAACCTCCG CTCTTTGAAGGACGTGCTTACCCAGATGATGTCCAACCACAGGAACAAGGGACAAGCTGTGAAGCTCAACGAACActctctgacctttgacctccagTCACCCAACCTGGGCTACAAGTACCAGCCTTGCCACATCGTCAAGGg AACACTGACCTATGGTCAGTGGGTTGCTTACTGCAAAAGACTGAAGCAGACAGCAGAGAAACTGGTCCTGGACTGCTCTTACTTCCATGGGAATCTGCAGTATACCCTCTCCAAG CTGATGAAGGCTCTGGAGACCCAGCGCTGTGACACTGACTTCGGCCTGAGGAAGAGGCTGAAGAGCTGA